One segment of Pseudomonas sp. FP2196 DNA contains the following:
- a CDS encoding DUF1508 domain-containing protein — protein sequence MYFEIYRQSRGTPSTGKGQWRWRLRAGNHETIASGESYVNKADCLHVIELIKGATGETPVREI from the coding sequence ATGTATTTCGAGATTTACAGGCAATCCAGAGGCACCCCAAGCACCGGCAAAGGCCAATGGCGCTGGAGGCTGCGCGCAGGCAATCACGAAACCATCGCCAGCGGCGAGTCGTACGTGAACAAGGCGGATTGTTTGCACGTGATCGAGTTGATCAAGGGTGCTACGGGGGAGACGCCGGTTAGGGAGATTTGA
- a CDS encoding cyanate transporter, which yields MENVRATARPAVWLMIAIILVALNLRPSMAAIGPLLSAIRGDIALSFSLASLLTMLPVMAMGLAMFFGIGISQRLGEQRTVLLSLLIIALATLSRLFVDSAAELIVSAVLAGIGIALIQALMPALIKSHFPNNVALCMGLYVTSIMGGAALAASFAPLMMGQTGHWRVGLAIWAALALLALLFWGAQRSSLSNAVSAMPKKESFFANSRAWLLAIFFGLGTASYTCVLAWLAPYYIEKGWSEESAGLLLGFLTAMEVISGLIVPAIANRNRDRRAVLMALLGLIIAGFCGLTLSPQHLWLLWPCLLGLGIGGLFPMSLIVSLDHLDNPQRAGHLTAFVQGIGYLIAGLSPLLAGMVRDQLGSFEWAWWALTAVMVAMLLMVLRFDPRQYARHIQ from the coding sequence ATGGAAAACGTTCGCGCCACCGCCCGCCCTGCCGTCTGGCTGATGATCGCCATCATTCTAGTCGCGCTCAATCTGCGCCCGTCGATGGCGGCAATCGGGCCGCTGCTGTCGGCAATTCGCGGCGACATTGCGTTGAGCTTCAGCCTAGCGTCTTTGCTGACCATGCTGCCGGTGATGGCCATGGGTCTGGCGATGTTCTTCGGCATCGGCATCAGTCAGCGACTGGGTGAACAGCGCACGGTGCTGCTGTCGCTGCTGATCATTGCATTGGCGACACTGTCGCGGCTGTTTGTCGATTCTGCGGCAGAGTTGATTGTCAGCGCTGTGTTGGCGGGGATCGGCATTGCCTTGATTCAGGCGTTGATGCCGGCGCTGATCAAGTCGCATTTCCCCAATAACGTGGCGCTGTGCATGGGCTTGTACGTGACGTCGATCATGGGCGGCGCGGCGCTTGCAGCCTCGTTCGCCCCGCTGATGATGGGGCAAACCGGTCACTGGCGGGTGGGGCTGGCGATTTGGGCGGCGCTGGCACTGCTGGCGTTGCTGTTCTGGGGGGCGCAACGCTCCTCACTGTCGAATGCCGTGAGTGCCATGCCGAAGAAAGAATCGTTTTTCGCCAATTCCCGCGCCTGGTTACTCGCAATCTTCTTCGGCCTGGGGACAGCGTCCTACACCTGTGTGCTCGCCTGGTTGGCGCCGTACTACATCGAGAAAGGATGGAGCGAAGAAAGCGCCGGTCTGTTGCTGGGTTTTCTGACAGCCATGGAGGTTATTTCCGGACTGATAGTGCCGGCCATCGCCAACCGTAACCGCGACCGGCGCGCGGTGCTGATGGCTCTGCTCGGCCTGATCATTGCCGGTTTCTGCGGCCTGACTCTCAGCCCCCAACACCTCTGGCTACTGTGGCCCTGCTTGCTGGGCCTGGGCATCGGCGGGTTATTCCCGATGAGCCTGATCGTCTCGCTCGACCACCTAGACAATCCTCAGCGCGCCGGGCACCTGACTGCATTCGTCCAGGGCATTGGGTATCTGATTGCCGGTCTCTCGCCACTGCTCGCCGGGATGGTTCGCGATCAACTGGGCAGCTTCGAATGGGCTTGGTGGGCACTGACCGCAGTGATGGTGGCCATGCTCCTGATGGTGTTGCGCTTCGATCCCCGGCAGTACGCGCGGCATATTCAATGA
- a CDS encoding LysR family transcriptional regulator produces the protein MLNSNLLRKLDMQDLMVFIAVYEQSSVTDVSETLFVSQSTVSYCLKKLRTSFEDELFINTRTGMRPTYKASSMYGHVQKILECINLCHAGAPVFDPTRQAVTFNICAPEYFEQLILPRLLKRFDFDDLPVVVNMHKFETDVPADELRDGSLDLVISFGPHFHRNHTDLKSRMLLEDDLVCVFDKRATPLEPRLSLQAFTERRHVFPTPWTSTTNMVDGWLARQAQKRQIVARSNSYSAALKMITGTDFILTLPRRIQRLLTSEAVFNHCEAPNGLPGFTLDMQWSQSADQDSANVWLREQVIKVCSELEAA, from the coding sequence ATGCTGAACAGTAACTTGCTTCGAAAGCTCGACATGCAGGATCTCATGGTGTTTATCGCCGTGTATGAGCAGAGCAGCGTCACCGATGTTTCGGAAACGCTGTTTGTCAGCCAGTCCACCGTCAGTTACTGCCTGAAAAAACTGCGCACCAGTTTCGAAGACGAACTGTTCATCAACACCCGTACCGGCATGCGCCCGACCTACAAGGCCAGCAGCATGTACGGCCATGTGCAGAAAATTCTCGAATGCATCAACCTGTGCCACGCCGGCGCCCCGGTGTTTGATCCGACGCGACAAGCCGTCACATTCAACATCTGCGCCCCGGAATACTTCGAGCAACTGATCCTGCCGCGTCTGTTGAAGCGCTTCGACTTCGATGACTTGCCGGTGGTAGTCAACATGCACAAGTTCGAAACCGACGTGCCGGCCGACGAGTTACGCGACGGCAGCCTCGACCTGGTGATCAGTTTCGGCCCCCATTTTCACCGCAACCACACTGACCTTAAGTCGCGGATGCTGCTCGAAGATGATCTGGTCTGCGTCTTCGACAAGCGCGCCACGCCACTGGAACCACGCCTGAGCCTGCAAGCCTTCACCGAGCGTCGGCATGTGTTTCCGACCCCGTGGACATCCACCACCAACATGGTCGATGGCTGGCTGGCACGGCAGGCGCAGAAGCGTCAGATCGTGGCGCGATCGAACAGCTACAGCGCTGCGTTGAAGATGATCACCGGCACCGACTTCATCCTCACCCTGCCCCGGCGCATTCAGCGTTTACTGACCAGCGAAGCGGTGTTTAATCACTGCGAGGCGCCCAATGGCTTGCCGGGGTTCACCCTCGACATGCAATGGAGCCAGAGCGCTGATCAGGACAGCGCCAACGTCTGGCTGCGCGAGCAGGTGATCAAGGTGTGCAGCGAATTGGAAGCAGCCTGA
- the bamC gene encoding outer membrane protein assembly factor BamC, producing the protein MKRMAGLSALALIISSTSGCGWVWGPEGYFRDRGSDYLEAQQTAPMQLPPDVSTSKRLDPLLPIPRNVADDTAKGEYVVPRPQPLSAIADATDYSLQKSGDSRWVMAQHPPAEVWPVAVQFFQDNGFRLDEQRPQTGEFTTTWQHSDELSAAMAKRLSAAGIASDSETRVRVRIEPGVQRNTSEIYVVSAERPAGSTADVAFTNRSVNTGLDAALVDDMLASMSRIAEKGGSVSMLASRDFDTPSRVSLSEDGSGNPVLNVGTDLDRAWSSVGRALEQGEWRVEDINRSLGLYYINLAEKAEKKDDKPGFFSSLFGSAPSKEEVEARAERYQVRLSKVGENIQVTVEKNINTVAPAEVARKVLSVIQDNLG; encoded by the coding sequence ATGAAGCGAATGGCCGGACTTTCCGCACTTGCCTTGATTATCTCCAGCACCAGTGGCTGCGGATGGGTCTGGGGCCCGGAAGGTTATTTCCGTGACCGTGGTAGCGATTACCTGGAAGCGCAACAGACTGCACCGATGCAACTGCCACCGGATGTCAGCACCTCCAAGCGTCTGGATCCGCTGCTGCCGATCCCGCGCAACGTTGCTGACGATACCGCCAAGGGCGAGTACGTGGTTCCACGTCCTCAACCGCTGTCGGCGATCGCCGATGCCACCGACTACTCGCTGCAGAAGAGTGGCGATTCTCGTTGGGTAATGGCTCAGCACCCACCGGCCGAAGTCTGGCCAGTGGCTGTGCAGTTTTTCCAGGACAACGGTTTCCGTCTGGATGAGCAGCGTCCGCAAACTGGCGAGTTCACCACCACCTGGCAGCATTCCGACGAACTGTCCGCCGCCATGGCCAAGCGCCTGAGCGCGGCCGGTATCGCCAGCGACAGCGAAACCCGCGTTCGCGTGCGTATCGAGCCGGGCGTGCAGCGCAATACCAGTGAAATTTACGTGGTCAGCGCCGAGCGGCCTGCCGGCAGCACTGCCGACGTGGCCTTTACCAATCGTTCGGTCAACACTGGCCTGGACGCAGCGTTGGTCGACGATATGCTCGCGAGCATGAGCCGTATCGCCGAGAAGGGCGGTTCGGTGTCGATGCTGGCTTCGCGTGATTTCGATACCCCGAGCCGTGTCAGCCTCAGCGAAGACGGCAGCGGTAACCCGGTGTTGAACGTCGGTACCGATCTGGATCGCGCCTGGTCGAGCGTCGGCCGTGCGCTGGAGCAGGGCGAATGGCGCGTTGAAGACATCAACCGCAGTCTGGGCCTGTACTACATCAACCTGGCCGAAAAAGCCGAGAAGAAAGACGACAAGCCTGGTTTCTTCAGCAGCCTGTTCGGCAGTGCGCCGAGCAAGGAAGAAGTTGAAGCCCGTGCCGAGCGTTATCAGGTTCGCCTGAGCAAGGTTGGCGAGAACATTCAGGTGACCGTCGAGAAAAACATCAACACCGTCGCGCCGGCTGAAGTGGCGCGCAAAGTGTTGAGCGTCATTCAGGACAACCTGGGCTGA
- a CDS encoding LysR substrate-binding domain-containing protein, giving the protein MNRNELRKADINLMVVFETLMLERNVTRAAEKLFLGQPTISSALNRLRTMLNDPLFIRVGHRMEPTARAEDIFRHLKPALDSLSVALSLTRDFDPAVSTMTFRIGLSDDVEFGLLPPLLRALRQEAPNVVFVVQHVDYWRIPDLLAAGDITVGISQTRGLPANAKRKLLRHIQPSILRADASPTPLTLDEYCARPHVLVSHTANVSGFADEWLAELGRTRQVVLSVPQYSALPALLAGTDLIASLPDYTAAAMATSGLLFKEPFPFKTPTLDLSMVWLSHVDSDPAERWLRSRLEAFMSERPITPP; this is encoded by the coding sequence ATGAACCGCAATGAACTACGCAAGGCCGATATCAACCTGATGGTGGTGTTCGAGACGTTGATGCTCGAACGCAACGTGACCCGGGCGGCAGAGAAGCTGTTTCTCGGCCAGCCAACCATCAGTTCGGCGCTCAACCGTTTACGCACGATGCTCAACGATCCGTTGTTTATCCGAGTCGGCCACCGCATGGAGCCGACGGCCCGCGCCGAAGATATCTTTCGCCACCTCAAGCCTGCGCTGGATTCGCTGTCAGTGGCGCTGAGCCTGACCCGCGATTTCGATCCGGCGGTGAGCACCATGACGTTCCGCATCGGTCTGTCCGATGACGTCGAGTTCGGCCTGTTGCCGCCGCTGTTGCGTGCGCTGCGCCAGGAGGCGCCGAATGTGGTGTTTGTGGTGCAACACGTCGACTACTGGCGGATTCCCGATCTGCTGGCCGCCGGCGACATCACCGTCGGTATCAGCCAGACCCGCGGTCTGCCGGCCAATGCCAAGCGCAAACTGCTGCGGCATATCCAGCCAAGCATCCTGCGTGCCGACGCTTCGCCGACACCGCTGACCCTTGATGAATATTGCGCGCGCCCGCACGTGCTGGTGTCCCACACGGCCAACGTCAGCGGTTTCGCCGATGAGTGGCTGGCAGAGCTAGGACGTACCCGCCAGGTCGTGCTGTCGGTGCCGCAATACAGCGCATTGCCGGCGCTGTTGGCCGGCACGGACCTGATCGCCAGCCTGCCGGATTACACGGCCGCAGCCATGGCTACCTCCGGATTGCTGTTCAAGGAGCCGTTCCCATTCAAGACGCCGACGCTGGACCTGTCGATGGTCTGGCTCAGCCACGTCGACAGCGACCCGGCCGAGCGCTGGTTACGTTCACGGCTTGAAGCGTTCATGAGCGAGCGGCCGATCACACCGCCCTGA
- the dapA gene encoding 4-hydroxy-tetrahydrodipicolinate synthase, whose product MIAGSMVALVTPMDAQGRLDWDSLSKLVDFHLKNGTHAIVAVGTTGESATLDVEEHIAVIKAVVKQVAGRIPVIAGTGANSTREAVELTRNAKEAGADACLLVVPYYNKPTQEGLYQHFKHIAEAVDIPQILYNVPGRTSCDMQAETVIRLSTVPNIIGIKEATGDLKRAKAIIDGVSKDFIVLSGDDPTAVELILLGGKGNISVTANVAPREMADLCEAALKGDADTARAINEKLMPLHKDLFIEANPIPVKWALVEMGLMHEGIRLPLTWLSAPCHETLRSALRQCSVLV is encoded by the coding sequence ATGATTGCGGGCAGTATGGTGGCACTGGTCACTCCCATGGATGCACAAGGGCGTCTTGACTGGGACAGCCTCAGCAAACTCGTGGACTTCCATCTCAAGAACGGCACCCATGCCATTGTCGCGGTCGGCACCACCGGCGAGTCGGCAACCCTTGATGTAGAAGAACATATCGCCGTCATCAAAGCCGTGGTCAAACAGGTTGCCGGGCGCATTCCGGTCATCGCCGGCACTGGCGCCAACTCGACCCGCGAAGCCGTCGAATTGACCCGCAATGCCAAAGAAGCCGGTGCCGATGCCTGCCTGCTGGTGGTTCCGTATTACAACAAGCCGACTCAGGAAGGCCTGTACCAGCACTTCAAACACATCGCCGAAGCGGTCGATATCCCACAGATTCTCTACAACGTTCCTGGCCGCACCTCTTGCGACATGCAGGCCGAGACTGTGATTCGGCTATCCACCGTGCCGAACATCATCGGCATCAAGGAAGCCACTGGCGACCTGAAGCGTGCCAAAGCGATTATCGACGGCGTGAGCAAAGACTTCATCGTGCTGTCCGGCGATGATCCGACCGCGGTCGAGCTGATCCTGCTGGGCGGCAAAGGCAATATCTCTGTTACCGCCAACGTCGCTCCGCGCGAAATGGCTGATCTGTGCGAGGCCGCGCTCAAGGGCGACGCCGACACCGCACGGGCGATCAACGAAAAACTGATGCCGCTGCACAAGGACCTGTTCATCGAAGCCAACCCGATTCCGGTGAAATGGGCTTTGGTTGAAATGGGCCTGATGCACGAAGGCATCCGCCTGCCGCTGACCTGGCTGAGCGCACCTTGTCATGAAACGCTTCGCTCGGCCCTGCGCCAGTGCAGCGTCCTGGTTTAA
- a CDS encoding 5-carboxymethyl-2-hydroxymuconate Delta-isomerase, with the protein MPHLHMEYTANLPQLNADVALIRLNNTLVGSGQFAAEFDIKSRAIKVESFKVGTAMGERAFVHVKLALLSGRSPEIKKQLSQSLLAVLQDLCEWPAGVEVQLCVELLDIDRESYSKTAIGV; encoded by the coding sequence ATGCCACACCTGCACATGGAATACACCGCCAACCTGCCGCAGTTGAACGCCGACGTTGCGTTGATCCGGCTCAACAACACGTTGGTGGGGTCCGGTCAGTTCGCGGCAGAGTTCGATATCAAGAGCCGCGCGATCAAGGTGGAAAGCTTCAAGGTCGGTACCGCCATGGGCGAGCGCGCTTTCGTGCATGTGAAGCTGGCGCTGCTCAGCGGCCGTTCGCCGGAGATCAAGAAGCAGCTTTCGCAAAGCCTGCTGGCAGTGTTGCAGGATCTTTGCGAATGGCCCGCGGGCGTCGAAGTGCAATTGTGTGTCGAGTTGCTCGATATTGATCGTGAGTCCTACAGCAAAACTGCCATCGGCGTGTAA
- the purC gene encoding phosphoribosylaminoimidazolesuccinocarboxamide synthase, giving the protein MEKREELYRGKAKSVYKTDDADRLILLFRNDTSAFDGKRIEQLDRKGMVNNKFNAFIMQKLEAAGIPTQFDKLLGDNECLVKKLDMIPVECVVRNYAAGSLVKRLGVEEGMKLNPYTFELFLKDDAKGDPFINESHVVAFGWGTAEQLARMKELSLKVNEVLTKLFDDAGLLLVDFKLEFGVFSDGSIVLGDEFSPDGCRLWDKDTKKKMDKDRFRQGLGDVIEAYEEVANRLGVPL; this is encoded by the coding sequence ATGGAAAAACGTGAAGAACTCTACCGCGGCAAAGCCAAATCGGTTTACAAGACCGACGACGCTGACCGCTTGATCCTGCTGTTTCGCAACGACACCTCGGCGTTCGACGGCAAGCGCATCGAGCAGCTCGACCGCAAAGGCATGGTGAACAACAAGTTCAACGCCTTCATCATGCAGAAACTCGAAGCGGCCGGCATTCCGACCCAATTCGACAAGCTTCTGGGCGACAACGAGTGCCTGGTGAAGAAGCTCGACATGATCCCGGTCGAGTGCGTCGTGCGTAACTACGCCGCCGGCAGCCTGGTAAAACGCCTGGGCGTCGAAGAAGGCATGAAGCTCAACCCGTACACCTTCGAGTTGTTCCTGAAGGACGACGCCAAGGGCGACCCGTTCATCAACGAATCCCACGTTGTGGCATTCGGCTGGGGCACCGCCGAGCAACTGGCTCGCATGAAGGAACTGTCGCTCAAGGTCAACGAAGTGTTGACCAAGCTGTTCGATGACGCCGGCCTGCTGCTGGTCGACTTCAAGCTTGAATTCGGCGTGTTCAGCGACGGCTCCATCGTCCTGGGTGACGAATTCAGCCCGGACGGCTGCCGTCTGTGGGACAAGGACACCAAGAAGAAGATGGACAAAGACCGCTTCCGCCAAGGCCTCGGTGACGTTATCGAAGCTTACGAAGAAGTCGCCAATCGTCTGGGCGTACCGCTTTAA
- a CDS encoding MBL fold metallo-hydrolase encodes MRFAVLGSGSQGNGTLIASADTYVLVDCGFSLRETEKRLLRLGVNPAQLSAILVTHEHADHVHGVGLLSRRYNLPVYLSRGTLRGMRKPIEPAGFLAGGEQLQIGALNIGVIAVAHDAQEPTQYVFSDNEQRRFGLLTDLGSYCERVLDGYRDLDALMIESNHCRDMLARGHYPYFLKQRVGGELGHLNNHQAAFLVSELGWQGLQHLVLAHLSSKNNMPQLARQCFVDTLGCDPDWLQLADQDSGLDWRHIA; translated from the coding sequence ATGCGTTTTGCCGTTCTCGGCAGCGGTAGCCAAGGGAACGGCACGCTGATCGCCAGTGCTGATACGTATGTGCTGGTGGATTGTGGTTTTTCCCTGCGGGAAACCGAAAAACGCTTGTTGCGTCTGGGTGTGAACCCGGCGCAACTGAGCGCGATACTCGTAACCCACGAACATGCCGACCACGTGCATGGCGTGGGTTTGCTGTCTCGGCGCTACAATCTGCCGGTCTACCTCAGTCGCGGCACACTGCGCGGGATGCGCAAACCGATTGAACCCGCAGGCTTTCTGGCTGGCGGCGAGCAACTGCAGATCGGTGCACTGAACATCGGGGTCATTGCCGTGGCCCATGATGCGCAGGAGCCGACCCAGTATGTATTCAGTGACAACGAACAGCGGCGCTTCGGCCTGCTGACCGACCTGGGTTCCTACTGCGAGCGGGTGCTGGACGGTTACCGGGATCTCGATGCGTTGATGATCGAATCCAACCATTGTCGTGACATGCTGGCCCGTGGTCACTACCCGTACTTTCTCAAGCAGCGGGTGGGCGGCGAGCTGGGACATTTGAACAACCATCAGGCGGCATTCCTGGTGTCCGAGTTGGGCTGGCAGGGTCTCCAACACCTGGTCCTGGCCCATCTGAGCAGCAAGAACAACATGCCGCAGCTGGCCCGGCAATGTTTTGTCGACACCCTCGGGTGCGACCCGGACTGGCTGCAACTGGCCGATCAAGATTCAGGGCTCGACTGGCGCCACATCGCCTAG